The following proteins are co-located in the Paenibacillus sp. FSL H8-0079 genome:
- a CDS encoding methyl-accepting chemotaxis protein produces MSNILRNRVLKKTRTSSIANTLSIVLLVIIVVVFAVLGTFMYSSTQNILVKQQESMLQTKTQAIVSEFDALFKEKGSLVKQMSTNKLFRQYIETTESAEVAASSTYAAETQETLAAIVKEEPSFADAWIAGLGGKGFWLQNDGAASAPDFDIQTRPYYNPAVAADGLYFSDPYIDLATGSVLMGIFYPIKDDNGQLIGFAAADIAFKDIPAIMESYSLGSTGYSILLSKSGDILYHPDQEKVLKEKITDTTGGIGDIGKKMIAGESGVQLINDNGESRYIGYATSKDTGWSVGLTISEKEVLAELKTFTWITLGGFAAATILLVIISYITLRYLLRSIPQLLTKIKLIEQGDLTVQLDANSNNEIGQIAQGLNSMVQKIQGMLQMVGSSAHVLNQSSNDLQSISSRTAGTMNDTSTAINEIANATNYQSIETENILRKTGSLSNQIDEIATDAQAIETMVQTSVDQSGQGLLVVEQLSKWAEENHNSTQAMSSIIQEIDLSRNEISSFVDTVKQIASQTNLLALNASIEAARAGEQGRGFAVVAEEVRKLAEQTAMATEEINKKVRVIEEKTNISVEHTVRGMKIADENAKSVEDTKQVFFSINKDLEDLKLRMVQITGNTTNVHKHKDEIFQALEIISSTTEENSASTEEVSASTQEQLDSIEQVADLSKQLNQLSNKLQDELSQFKVE; encoded by the coding sequence ATGTCAAACATTTTAAGGAATCGGGTATTAAAGAAAACACGAACATCCAGCATCGCGAACACATTATCCATTGTGCTATTGGTCATTATCGTGGTCGTCTTTGCCGTTCTGGGGACGTTCATGTATTCAAGCACACAAAACATTTTGGTCAAACAACAGGAGTCTATGCTTCAGACCAAGACACAAGCGATTGTAAGTGAGTTCGATGCATTATTCAAAGAAAAAGGTTCACTGGTCAAGCAAATGTCTACCAATAAGTTATTTCGACAATACATAGAAACGACCGAATCGGCAGAGGTTGCAGCCAGTTCCACATACGCAGCGGAAACTCAGGAAACACTCGCAGCCATCGTTAAGGAAGAGCCTTCGTTCGCCGATGCCTGGATCGCAGGTTTAGGAGGTAAAGGCTTCTGGCTGCAAAATGATGGTGCGGCTTCCGCCCCGGATTTTGATATCCAAACACGCCCATACTATAATCCGGCTGTAGCCGCAGACGGGTTATATTTCTCTGATCCGTACATTGATCTTGCAACAGGCAGTGTGCTCATGGGCATATTCTATCCAATCAAAGATGACAATGGTCAGCTTATTGGATTTGCCGCGGCTGATATTGCATTCAAGGATATCCCGGCCATTATGGAGAGCTACTCACTGGGAAGCACGGGTTACTCCATTCTACTTTCCAAGTCCGGAGATATTCTCTACCATCCGGATCAGGAGAAAGTTTTGAAAGAAAAGATTACGGACACGACTGGCGGTATTGGGGACATCGGCAAAAAGATGATCGCTGGGGAATCCGGTGTGCAGTTGATTAATGACAATGGGGAAAGTCGTTATATCGGCTACGCAACCAGTAAAGATACAGGGTGGTCAGTAGGTCTAACCATATCCGAGAAAGAAGTTCTCGCGGAATTAAAAACATTTACATGGATTACGCTTGGCGGATTTGCCGCTGCTACCATTCTGCTCGTGATCATCAGTTACATTACACTTCGTTACCTCTTGAGATCGATTCCACAGCTGCTTACCAAGATCAAGTTGATTGAACAAGGCGATCTGACAGTTCAGCTGGATGCGAATTCCAATAATGAGATCGGACAGATTGCTCAGGGATTGAATTCCATGGTGCAGAAGATTCAAGGCATGTTACAGATGGTCGGCAGCTCGGCGCATGTCCTGAATCAGTCGTCTAATGATCTGCAATCCATATCTTCAAGAACAGCAGGGACCATGAACGACACGTCTACAGCCATCAATGAAATTGCTAATGCAACCAATTATCAATCGATTGAGACAGAAAATATTTTACGCAAAACAGGTTCATTATCGAATCAAATCGATGAAATCGCGACGGATGCTCAAGCGATCGAGACGATGGTGCAGACATCTGTTGATCAGAGCGGCCAAGGACTCTTAGTCGTTGAACAACTCTCCAAATGGGCTGAGGAGAACCACAATTCTACACAGGCGATGTCCTCCATTATTCAGGAGATTGATCTGAGTCGTAATGAAATATCCAGTTTTGTGGATACCGTAAAACAAATTGCTTCACAAACCAACCTGCTGGCACTCAATGCATCGATTGAAGCTGCACGTGCTGGGGAACAGGGCAGAGGTTTTGCTGTCGTGGCCGAAGAAGTGCGCAAGCTTGCAGAACAAACTGCGATGGCGACAGAAGAAATCAACAAGAAGGTACGTGTGATTGAAGAGAAAACCAACATCTCGGTTGAACATACCGTGCGCGGCATGAAAATTGCGGATGAAAATGCCAAATCCGTAGAGGACACGAAACAAGTCTTCTTCAGTATTAACAAGGACCTGGAAGATTTGAAATTACGCATGGTCCAGATTACTGGCAATACAACCAATGTTCATAAGCACAAAGATGAGATTTTCCAGGCGCTGGAGATTATCTCCTCGACAACAGAAGAGAACTCTGCTTCAACAGAAGAAGTTAGCGCCAGCACACAAGAACAATTGGATAGTATTGAACAGGTGGCTGATCTTTCGAAGCAGTTGAATCAGTTATCCAATAAATTGCAAGACGAATTGAGCCAGTTCAAGGTTGAATAG
- a CDS encoding aminotransferase class I/II-fold pyridoxal phosphate-dependent enzyme, with product MNFAKRMEHFSEGIFTRLLEIKRQRLENGQPVIDLSVGTPNIPPAQHIITALCEAAADPLNYIYAVNDQSELLQATSEWYKQRYQVELDPKTQVCSLLGSQEGLAHISLSIVDEGDLVLVPDPCYPVFADGPLLAGAELYYMPQKEENGYVIQLEDIPEDIAHRAKFMLVSYPNNPTTAMAPDQFYLDLIAFAKKYDIIVLHDNAYSELVFDGKSCGSFLAFPGAMDVGVEFNSLSKTYGLAGARIGFCVGNAAMVAMMKKLKSNMDYGMFLPIQKAAIAAITGDQSEVERVRAIYEQRRDILCEGFSNLGWPIAKPEATMFIWSRIPAHYDSSEQFAMDLVTHTGVIATPGSAFGPSGEGYVRFALVQDHEILQQAVQSVDDSGILKSS from the coding sequence ATGAACTTTGCTAAACGTATGGAGCACTTCAGTGAAGGGATCTTCACCCGGTTGCTGGAGATCAAACGCCAGCGCCTGGAGAATGGGCAACCTGTCATCGATCTCAGTGTAGGTACACCAAATATTCCACCTGCGCAGCATATCATCACTGCACTATGTGAAGCTGCTGCTGACCCGTTGAACTATATATACGCGGTGAATGACCAGAGTGAGCTGCTGCAAGCTACAAGTGAGTGGTACAAGCAGCGCTATCAGGTCGAATTGGACCCGAAGACACAGGTCTGCTCCTTACTCGGTTCACAAGAGGGACTGGCGCATATCTCCCTCTCCATCGTGGACGAAGGAGATCTCGTTCTGGTACCTGATCCCTGCTATCCTGTCTTCGCCGATGGACCTTTATTGGCCGGAGCAGAGCTGTATTATATGCCGCAAAAAGAAGAAAACGGATATGTTATTCAGCTTGAGGATATTCCGGAAGATATCGCTCATCGAGCGAAATTCATGCTGGTCTCCTATCCCAACAATCCGACAACAGCGATGGCACCGGATCAGTTCTATCTTGATCTGATTGCCTTTGCCAAGAAGTATGATATTATCGTGCTCCACGATAACGCGTACAGTGAACTTGTATTTGACGGAAAGTCATGTGGAAGCTTCCTCGCGTTTCCTGGCGCTATGGACGTCGGTGTGGAATTCAATTCCTTATCCAAAACCTATGGCCTGGCCGGAGCCCGAATTGGCTTCTGTGTGGGCAATGCAGCTATGGTCGCCATGATGAAAAAGCTAAAATCCAATATGGATTACGGCATGTTCCTACCGATCCAAAAAGCAGCGATTGCTGCCATAACCGGAGATCAATCCGAGGTTGAACGGGTCAGAGCGATCTATGAACAGCGCAGAGACATCCTCTGTGAGGGCTTCAGCAATCTCGGTTGGCCGATTGCCAAACCTGAAGCGACCATGTTCATCTGGAGCCGGATTCCGGCGCACTACGACAGCTCGGAGCAATTCGCCATGGATCTGGTTACACATACGGGAGTCATCGCAACGCCAGGAAGTGCCTTTGGCCCTTCAGGTGAAGGTTATGTGCGATTCGCCCTCGTTCAAGATCATGAGATATTACAGCAAGCCGTACAGTCAGTCGATGACAGCGGGATTCTGAAATCCAGCTAA
- a CDS encoding iron ABC transporter permease, with amino-acid sequence MSSVQGSKPTMNWRTISIYGGGLTALIVLFFVSLCYGEASIPLHVVWDALTGRQDTLEHNMVWDLRMPRTVIGILAGGALAVAGALLQTITRNPLAASDTLGINAGAYFVVVLGVIAFPGLLSQSPFLFAALGGLLAAFAAYFMGGGRTSSPVRLALSGMIVSMVLGSFTSALHIFFSMETQGLFLWGSGTLVQNDWSGVSYAWPWVIGITLLALILSRQWDMLELDESTASSLGQKVGLARAGGLILAVLLAAVIVSVIGPIGFVGLVAPHLVRLSGVRSNRLLLPGVFIWGAALLVGADVLAKMVHNSSMELPTGAVMAIIGAPWLIWLVLTRMKAANGSGMSTSMSTGGAARRFAFGPMAVLFSVITVALILLSTMFGGMRIPLADWLPSLFQSDGLFSALIQLRIPRTLVAAGAGAALAISGVLIQMAVRNPLADASIVGVSSGAGLGAMMVIILWPGLPIYLLPIAAIIGAAIAAVVVFSLAWKKGLNPSAVVLLGIAMSAIAGAGIQILIVRGAVYGSSGYIWLTGSTYARTWEQVKVIGLFLVILVPVAWWLARRFELLVFDDNSASGLGLGVRRTRLLAMTVGVLLAAGAVACVGTVGFIGLIAPHMVRLLTGNKLRRSMFLSALAGAVMLVLADTIGRTVMAPTEIPSGILIAIIGTPYFLYLMYRSNWRKSV; translated from the coding sequence ATGAGTTCGGTTCAAGGATCTAAGCCAACTATGAATTGGCGCACAATAAGCATATATGGGGGCGGTCTAACCGCTCTCATCGTGCTTTTTTTTGTAAGTCTGTGTTATGGAGAGGCATCCATTCCTTTGCATGTCGTTTGGGACGCACTTACAGGCAGACAGGATACATTAGAGCACAATATGGTCTGGGATTTGCGAATGCCACGCACAGTGATTGGTATTCTTGCGGGTGGCGCACTGGCTGTTGCGGGTGCTTTGCTGCAAACGATTACTCGTAATCCATTGGCTGCTTCAGATACGCTGGGCATTAATGCAGGAGCGTACTTTGTGGTGGTGCTGGGAGTTATTGCTTTTCCAGGACTGTTAAGTCAGTCGCCTTTTCTCTTCGCAGCTCTTGGTGGTCTGCTGGCAGCCTTTGCGGCTTATTTCATGGGCGGCGGACGAACATCAAGCCCGGTTCGGCTTGCGTTGTCCGGTATGATTGTATCGATGGTGCTCGGTTCATTTACAAGCGCATTACATATTTTTTTCTCCATGGAGACGCAAGGGTTGTTCCTTTGGGGCTCGGGAACACTTGTCCAGAATGACTGGAGTGGTGTGTCCTATGCTTGGCCTTGGGTGATTGGTATTACGCTTCTCGCGTTAATCCTGTCCAGACAGTGGGATATGCTAGAGCTGGATGAATCAACGGCTTCTTCATTGGGGCAAAAGGTTGGATTGGCTCGTGCGGGTGGTTTAATTCTCGCGGTACTGCTGGCTGCAGTCATCGTCAGTGTAATTGGGCCGATTGGCTTCGTGGGGCTGGTTGCGCCACATCTGGTTCGATTGAGTGGCGTACGTTCCAACCGATTGCTGTTACCAGGTGTGTTCATATGGGGAGCAGCGCTCCTGGTTGGGGCGGATGTGCTTGCCAAAATGGTGCATAACTCCAGCATGGAGCTGCCGACAGGTGCTGTTATGGCGATCATTGGTGCACCGTGGCTCATCTGGCTTGTCCTTACTCGCATGAAGGCAGCGAACGGCTCAGGCATGTCCACTTCAATGAGTACAGGAGGAGCTGCGCGTCGCTTTGCATTTGGCCCAATGGCTGTATTATTTTCAGTCATTACCGTCGCGCTAATCTTGCTCAGTACGATGTTTGGCGGTATGCGAATTCCTCTGGCCGATTGGTTACCGAGTCTATTCCAATCGGATGGACTGTTCTCTGCGCTGATTCAGCTTCGAATTCCGCGTACCCTTGTTGCCGCAGGTGCAGGAGCAGCACTGGCAATCAGTGGTGTGCTCATTCAGATGGCGGTACGTAACCCGCTGGCAGATGCTTCAATTGTCGGTGTATCCTCAGGTGCAGGGCTTGGAGCGATGATGGTCATCATCTTATGGCCGGGTCTTCCGATATACTTGCTGCCAATTGCGGCAATCATCGGTGCAGCCATTGCTGCAGTGGTTGTGTTCTCCCTCGCCTGGAAGAAAGGACTGAACCCTTCGGCGGTTGTGTTGCTGGGAATTGCGATGTCTGCCATTGCTGGAGCAGGGATTCAGATTCTGATTGTCCGTGGTGCCGTATACGGTAGCAGCGGGTATATCTGGCTGACGGGAAGCACCTATGCTCGTACCTGGGAACAGGTGAAGGTTATCGGATTATTTTTAGTTATTCTGGTACCTGTGGCCTGGTGGCTGGCGCGTAGATTCGAACTGTTGGTATTCGACGACAATAGTGCATCTGGACTTGGACTGGGTGTACGCCGTACACGATTACTGGCCATGACCGTGGGTGTATTACTTGCAGCAGGTGCTGTTGCTTGTGTAGGAACTGTTGGTTTTATCGGTCTGATTGCACCACATATGGTTCGGTTACTGACGGGGAATAAGTTAAGACGTTCGATGTTTTTATCCGCATTAGCCGGTGCAGTCATGTTGGTGCTGGCCGATACGATCGGCAGAACCGTCATGGCGCCAACAGAGATTCCATCAGGCATACTCATTGCGATTATCGGAACGCCGTACTTCCTGTATCTGATGTATCGTTCCAACTGGCGCAAGTCTGTATAA
- a CDS encoding iron-siderophore ABC transporter substrate-binding protein, with protein sequence MKKGLNGLLIMLAFVLVLAGCGKTTTTTDTSQGTDSGSAPAEETAGPVTVKHKRGELKLDKPAERVVTLEWTYTEDVVALGVQPVGNADNANYKVWVTSEAALDDSVTDIGTRSEPNLEAIAALKPDLIIANADNNTAVYDQLNAIAPTIEYDPYDGNGYDYDKMTEIFNNIATALGKEDKAKEVLSDLDQHYVEAKEKLAAAGKENFNFALTQAFTYQNAVSLRMFTDNSVVIGTLDKIGLVNDWKPDKVENYGFSTVGIESLTAVKDSNFIYITQPDDDVFGTAMKDNSVWNGLNFVKDKRTYQLDSTTWTFGGPISSKVLVDGVVEAITK encoded by the coding sequence ATGAAAAAAGGGTTAAACGGACTGTTGATTATGCTGGCCTTTGTGCTGGTTTTGGCAGGTTGTGGTAAAACCACGACTACAACAGATACAAGTCAAGGTACTGATTCGGGTAGTGCTCCAGCTGAAGAGACAGCAGGTCCTGTTACCGTGAAGCATAAACGTGGAGAGCTTAAGCTGGACAAGCCAGCAGAGCGTGTCGTTACACTTGAATGGACATATACGGAAGATGTCGTTGCCCTGGGTGTTCAACCAGTAGGTAATGCAGATAACGCTAACTATAAAGTATGGGTAACATCCGAAGCAGCACTGGATGACAGTGTAACGGATATCGGAACACGCAGTGAACCGAATCTGGAGGCTATTGCTGCTTTGAAGCCAGATCTCATCATTGCTAATGCAGATAATAATACGGCGGTCTATGATCAACTGAACGCGATTGCACCAACGATTGAATATGATCCGTACGATGGTAACGGCTATGATTATGACAAAATGACAGAGATCTTTAATAACATTGCAACTGCTCTGGGTAAAGAAGACAAAGCAAAAGAAGTTCTGAGTGATCTCGATCAGCACTATGTAGAAGCCAAAGAAAAATTGGCTGCTGCGGGTAAAGAAAACTTCAACTTTGCACTGACACAAGCGTTCACTTATCAAAATGCAGTTAGCCTGCGTATGTTTACCGATAATTCCGTTGTGATTGGTACATTGGATAAAATCGGACTGGTTAACGATTGGAAGCCGGACAAAGTTGAAAACTATGGCTTCTCCACAGTAGGCATTGAGTCTTTGACTGCTGTAAAGGACAGTAACTTCATTTACATCACCCAACCAGACGATGATGTCTTTGGCACAGCCATGAAAGATAACTCTGTATGGAATGGACTGAACTTCGTGAAGGACAAACGCACTTATCAACTGGATAGCACAACATGGACATTTGGTGGACCGATCTCCTCCAAAGTATTGGTTGATGGCGTAGTAGAGGCGATTACCAAATGA
- a CDS encoding CueP family metal-binding protein: MKKQMWIIASVAVVIVIGTYLFASNTGKDEAGTASAPNIRKLVEDISTGKETPESASINAKQLIVTDQDKKTTTYDLPENEFFLSIAPYVDQTHPCAIHSLTGCQGELSNEEFNVTIHDSEGNTLMKDTMVKSGANGFMDLWVPRDRTYLIRILHDGKIAETQLSTYDNDDTCITTMQLS, encoded by the coding sequence ATGAAAAAACAAATGTGGATCATTGCAAGTGTTGCAGTTGTAATTGTGATCGGAACCTATCTGTTTGCAAGCAATACGGGCAAGGATGAGGCGGGTACAGCCAGTGCGCCCAACATCAGAAAATTGGTGGAAGATATCAGCACAGGTAAAGAGACACCGGAATCTGCCTCCATTAATGCCAAACAGTTAATTGTCACCGATCAAGATAAAAAGACCACTACATACGATTTGCCTGAAAATGAATTTTTCCTTTCCATTGCGCCCTACGTGGACCAGACCCATCCCTGTGCAATTCATAGCTTGACCGGCTGTCAGGGGGAACTGAGCAACGAGGAGTTCAATGTAACCATTCACGATTCCGAGGGCAACACCTTGATGAAGGATACCATGGTGAAGTCTGGTGCAAACGGATTTATGGATCTATGGGTACCCCGAGATAGAACATATCTTATTCGTATACTTCATGATGGAAAAATTGCTGAGACTCAACTGTCTACATATGACAACGATGATACGTGTATCACAACGATGCAGCTGAGTTAA
- a CDS encoding TetR/AcrR family transcriptional regulator C-terminal domain-containing protein: protein MFKSPSVSDTDRRVHKSKLALKTALLEWMSRKPLASITITDIVKSADLNRSTFYKHYVYKEDLFDELLHDVIDDLKLAYRAPYQHFRDFDMKDLNASAIQIFDHVLAHASFYTLLVHSNVLLDFRDTLYITLKNLYLEDVTDLSPDPRLDKELLACYQANAVLGLITGWVQSNFKYSASYMAEQLLEFTRMNRSQEIYRSNLHSATSPPR from the coding sequence ATGTTTAAGTCTCCATCTGTATCTGACACTGATCGAAGAGTACACAAATCCAAACTGGCTCTGAAGACAGCCCTTCTGGAATGGATGTCCCGTAAACCATTGGCCAGTATAACCATCACCGATATTGTCAAATCCGCCGATTTGAACCGCAGCACATTTTACAAGCATTATGTATACAAAGAAGACCTGTTTGATGAATTGTTACATGACGTGATTGACGATCTCAAATTAGCCTATCGAGCACCCTATCAGCATTTCCGTGATTTCGATATGAAGGACCTTAACGCCTCAGCAATTCAAATTTTCGACCATGTACTGGCTCATGCCTCCTTCTATACATTGCTGGTTCATTCTAACGTGCTACTGGATTTCAGGGATACACTCTATATAACACTTAAGAACTTGTATCTGGAGGATGTGACCGATCTGTCACCTGATCCACGGTTGGATAAGGAACTTCTCGCCTGTTATCAGGCTAATGCCGTTCTTGGTTTAATTACGGGTTGGGTGCAAAGCAACTTCAAATACAGTGCCTCCTATATGGCGGAACAACTGTTGGAATTCACACGCATGAACCGATCCCAAGAGATTTATCGGTCTAATCTCCATTCTGCAACGAGTCCACCAAGATAA
- a CDS encoding glucose 1-dehydrogenase: protein MGRLTGKVAIITGAASGMGLAGIQLFAREGAKVVATDVAIDALEEQVKLIVADGGEAIALKLDVSSPESWNAVVEETVSKYGKIDILINNAGIHMAKGILEAELEDWDKVMSINGTGVWLGMKAVIPYMQKNGQGSIVNTSSIAAIIGGIADAQGAAYSASKGSVRSLTKHGAQWFAKDNIRVNSVHPGAVFTGMVEKAGIKSQVEMGEHYKNLAPLPPHAGESMDIAYAYLFLASDESKFITGVELPVDGGWISN, encoded by the coding sequence ATGGGCAGATTAACTGGAAAAGTTGCAATTATAACCGGTGCCGCAAGTGGAATGGGATTGGCAGGTATTCAATTATTTGCAAGAGAAGGAGCCAAGGTAGTGGCTACCGATGTGGCAATCGATGCTTTGGAGGAACAGGTTAAACTGATCGTAGCTGATGGCGGGGAAGCCATTGCGTTGAAGCTGGATGTGTCCAGTCCAGAGTCATGGAATGCTGTTGTGGAAGAAACCGTATCGAAATACGGTAAAATAGATATTCTGATCAACAATGCGGGAATTCATATGGCCAAAGGTATTTTGGAAGCTGAGTTAGAGGATTGGGACAAGGTTATGTCCATTAATGGCACAGGTGTATGGCTCGGCATGAAGGCAGTCATTCCTTATATGCAGAAGAATGGACAAGGTTCCATCGTTAATACCTCTTCCATTGCAGCGATCATTGGTGGAATCGCGGATGCCCAGGGCGCGGCTTATAGTGCTTCCAAGGGATCTGTACGTTCATTGACCAAACACGGGGCACAGTGGTTTGCCAAAGACAATATTCGTGTGAACTCCGTACATCCGGGTGCTGTGTTTACGGGGATGGTGGAGAAAGCAGGCATCAAATCCCAGGTGGAGATGGGGGAGCATTACAAAAATCTTGCTCCACTGCCTCCACATGCTGGTGAATCTATGGATATCGCTTACGCCTACCTGTTTTTGGCATCTGATGAATCCAAATTCATTACAGGTGTTGAGTTGCCTGTAGATGGTGGCTGGATCAGCAACTAA
- a CDS encoding AraC family transcriptional regulator, which yields MMNIEEYGALWEHITIRLLDIRIITINISEDPNTWTLPSNAFLLITNGKGKIWLGQAMHHIKGTYILHASKGMRLDCLAKKRMELHVLSYSSPESEKPNAEESQTYTGAESLQVSFGFEPTYPLPLIEIMQLIYRQWNELQSAGRIQTKALFYQWLAEMLKQMQEKRKNRTKLDRVDQAVRYLKRHYAESLKMEQVAEMLDCSPRYLNQLFQLQLNTSPSRVLLQIRMEQALKLLVSTKGTLQEIAERVGYENGYTLSRYFKKHYGVSPEFYRKRRESSIPDVAPKTFQPHAALESHYSGWSVRTVSIVEADQPQPEQETIDLKGVQVWKSSAAALPRARTRLLATSMGEITVPNKPSRVVVDWNLGEVLALGVTPLGAPHSLIESNQMLEPYIYDQVQDIGNHNFISIERVLELEPDLIITWNPAAYASYARIAPTVVYGGNGYSSVAEEIREMGRILNRRTEAETWIKEYMRRVHTLQQTITGKVSAEKTFTVIDPNWGEHITLVGNTGTRGGKAAYGLLNLKPAGKVRQELLEPGLEYLDIARSAVGGYVEDYLLVLDNGPRPGVDQASGKPWQKSIETDHCRIINLDWNRYFLSDPLSAVLQAEEMAERIMAR from the coding sequence ATGATGAACATAGAAGAATACGGCGCATTATGGGAGCATATAACGATCCGATTACTGGATATTCGAATCATTACCATTAACATCAGTGAAGATCCTAATACGTGGACGCTTCCCTCGAATGCTTTTTTATTAATTACGAATGGCAAGGGGAAGATCTGGCTCGGTCAGGCGATGCATCACATTAAAGGGACATATATTCTGCATGCCTCCAAAGGAATGCGTCTGGATTGTCTGGCTAAGAAGCGAATGGAATTACATGTGTTGTCGTATTCGTCACCAGAGTCAGAGAAGCCAAATGCTGAAGAATCCCAAACATATACTGGGGCGGAGTCTCTGCAAGTCAGTTTTGGTTTTGAACCAACGTACCCTTTGCCATTAATTGAAATTATGCAGTTGATATACAGACAGTGGAATGAACTACAGTCAGCAGGCCGGATTCAAACCAAGGCGTTGTTCTATCAATGGCTCGCCGAGATGCTGAAACAAATGCAAGAGAAGAGGAAGAACCGTACGAAGCTGGATCGGGTAGATCAGGCAGTCCGTTATCTGAAACGTCACTACGCGGAATCACTCAAGATGGAACAGGTTGCTGAAATGCTGGATTGCAGTCCGAGGTATCTGAACCAATTGTTTCAGCTTCAATTGAACACGAGTCCCAGTCGTGTGCTGTTACAGATTCGGATGGAACAGGCGCTGAAACTACTGGTGAGTACGAAAGGGACCTTACAGGAAATCGCGGAAAGAGTAGGCTATGAGAATGGCTATACACTAAGTCGTTATTTCAAAAAACATTATGGGGTTTCTCCGGAGTTCTACAGAAAGCGTCGAGAGAGCAGTATTCCAGATGTAGCCCCGAAAACTTTCCAACCACACGCCGCTTTGGAAAGTCACTATTCCGGCTGGAGCGTAAGAACAGTATCCATAGTTGAAGCTGACCAGCCCCAGCCAGAACAGGAGACTATAGATTTGAAAGGAGTCCAAGTGTGGAAATCCTCGGCGGCCGCGTTGCCAAGAGCCAGAACTCGGTTGCTTGCCACAAGCATGGGCGAGATTACGGTACCGAACAAGCCTAGCCGTGTTGTTGTGGACTGGAATTTGGGAGAAGTGCTAGCATTGGGGGTAACACCTCTTGGAGCGCCACATTCACTCATTGAAAGCAACCAAATGCTGGAGCCTTATATCTATGACCAAGTACAGGATATCGGGAATCATAATTTTATCTCCATTGAAAGAGTGCTTGAACTGGAGCCAGATCTGATCATCACCTGGAATCCTGCCGCCTACGCTTCCTATGCCCGGATTGCACCTACGGTGGTCTATGGAGGGAATGGTTACAGCTCTGTCGCGGAGGAGATTCGAGAGATGGGACGTATTCTGAATCGCCGGACAGAGGCCGAAACATGGATTAAGGAATACATGCGGAGAGTACATACTTTGCAGCAAACGATCACAGGCAAAGTCTCCGCAGAGAAGACATTTACTGTTATTGATCCGAATTGGGGAGAACATATTACTCTTGTGGGAAATACGGGAACTCGTGGGGGGAAGGCAGCCTATGGCTTACTGAACTTGAAGCCGGCAGGCAAGGTTCGTCAGGAACTGTTGGAGCCGGGCTTGGAGTACCTAGATATTGCGCGGAGTGCGGTAGGAGGGTACGTGGAGGACTACCTGTTGGTGTTGGATAATGGTCCAAGACCTGGGGTTGATCAAGCTTCAGGCAAACCATGGCAGAAATCCATCGAGACAGATCATTGCCGGATTATTAACCTTGATTGGAATAGATATTTTCTCTCCGACCCGTTGTCTGCCGTGCTGCAAGCCGAGGAAATGGCAGAGCGGATTATGGCACGTTGA